A stretch of the Haloarcula ordinaria genome encodes the following:
- a CDS encoding sensor histidine kinase yields MKHGGADTTVTVGALDNGFYIEDDGPGIPEERRTDVFSAGYSTDEEGTGFGLSIVERVVEAHGWEINLTESAEGGARFEITGIELTTA; encoded by the coding sequence ATTAAACACGGTGGAGCAGACACAACGGTCACAGTCGGTGCGCTGGACAATGGCTTCTATATCGAAGACGATGGGCCTGGTATCCCCGAAGAGAGACGTACTGACGTGTTTAGCGCCGGCTACTCAACCGACGAGGAAGGAACGGGATTCGGGTTGAGCATCGTCGAGCGGGTGGTCGAAGCTCACGGATGGGAAATCAACCTGACAGAGAGTGCTGAGGGTGGTGCCAGATTCGAGATTACTGGAATTGAACTCACTACTGCATAG